One genomic region from Argentina anserina chromosome 2, drPotAnse1.1, whole genome shotgun sequence encodes:
- the LOC126783550 gene encoding kinesin-like protein KIN-6 produces the protein MEPAILEQCPNTVTVRRNPHRSARPRPTPATAAAGTHTVPSIPFPTEEILSMDISASKPDPENLRVFLRIRPLLKPSGKRSGVAGDLKARSKNAWPQNPRNAAAAREQQKKKRSPHSEVCVKVNGARSVTVSPPLALQEPNRLKSEVYDGFSHVFAADSSHVEVYETMVKPLVEDFLRGKSGMLAAMGPSGSGKTHTVFGSPREPGMVPLALQHIFKRVPGSSTEFPRSFFISMFEISFERGKTEKWIDLSPNGGEITMQQCSLKGLQEISISDARQAESLVAQAMQKRATATTNSNSQSSRSQCIINIRGVADKFEGEDDDRSNEVVLSIVDLAGAEREKKTGNQGARLLESNFINNTSMVFGLCLRSLLEHQKNPKKPMQKHFQNSLLTKYLRDYLEGKKRMSLILTVKSGQEDYRDTSHLLRQASPYMEIKFNNAEESSNIPNKRHIQSFSRTEHHKRMKLTGPESCMIEPEKIIGAENGIIKEVVQKVCKVELSGFLKLCYVEGTNGERNHQIMQSFAKAIWNVLKEYNKKLKVADHEIKNLRESLMTEKTRHLELEKELIDIKSCCTCSHIKSDVDQASYLGRRDKNGSPRRLDSSSKEDHKIFSEGSGCVDNEPDVNASIIQSHIDERQFDATVKISDVGEESNPCPGPGNTCDWNHQIGEGLLGAGHGAEDGCESKCVCIEDSDPSADIAGLLVNSESVVIHRKDSCSSVELDDLLSGEDEESSDVVYTEPCASLNHQSKPDTSSEALHVDKLQREALPVSSLLLSSNAKNEIKKSKESFDLLTSSNEDVVSAKKSNIIDVPDIEPRVDISTKPEKPKRRLLPASATLLRNFSTLEPEDEDEKPKGGKKSAAEGRTRTQGSISLVRLLQSNLRI, from the exons ATGGAGCCCGCAATCCTTGAGCAATGTCCAAACACGGTGACTGTCCGGCGTAACCCTCACCGGAGCGCCAGGCCTCGACCTACTCCGGCAACCGCAGCCGCCGGAACTCACACTGTGCCTAGTATCCCTTTCCCGACGGAAGAGATTCTCTCCATGGACATATCGGCCTCGAAACCCGACCCGGAGAATCTCAGAGTCTTCCTCCGAATTCGACCTCTACTGAAGCCGTCGGGCAAAAGGAGCGGCGTCGCCGGAGATTTGAAGGCCAGATCCAAGAACGCGTGGCCGCAAAACCCTAGGAACGCGGCGGCTGCGAGAGAgcaacagaagaagaagagaagccCTCACTCCGAGGTCTGTGTGAAGGTGAACGGTGCTCGCTCGGTGACGGTGTCGCCGCCTCTAGCGTTGCAGGAGCCTAATCGGCTCAAGTCTGAGGTCTACGACGGCTTCTCACACGTCTTCGCCGCCGATTCCTCACAC GTGGAGGTGTACGAGACGATGGTGAAGCCTCTGGTAGAGGATTTTCTGAGGGGTAAGAGTGGGATGCTGGCAGCAATGGGGCCTAGTGGCTCCGGCAAGACTCATACAGTCTTTGGTAGCCCCAGGGAGCCTGGAATGGTACCTCTTGCGCTTCAGCACATATTCAAGCGAGTTCCGGGTAGCAGTACCGAGTTTCCTAG GTCGTTTTTCATATCGATGTTTGAGATAAGTTTTGAAAGAGGTAAGACAGAGAAATGGATTGATTTATCTCCGAATGGGGGTGAAATAACCATGCAACAATGCAGCCTGAAAGGCCTACAAGAG ATATCCATTTCTGATGCTCGGCAGGCGGAATCGTTAGTTGCTCAGGCAATGCAAAAACGTGCCACTGCTACAACAAATTCAAACAGCCAGTCCAG CCGGTCACAGTGTATCATCAACATTCGAGGTGTTGCTGACAAGTTTGAAGGAGAGGATGACGACAGATCAAATGAAGTTGTCCTGAGTATTGTTGACCTTGCTGGAGctgagagagaaaagaaaactgGGAATCAG GGAGCCAGGTTGCTAGAAAGTAATTTCATCAACAACACATCAATGGTTTTTGGCTTGTGCTTGAGG TCCTTGTTGGAGCATCAGAAGAACCCTAAGAAGCCAATGCAAAAGCACTTTCAGAACTCCTTG TTGACCAAGTACTTGAGAGACTATTTGGAAGGCAAGAAGAGGATGTCACTG ATTTTAACTGTAAAATCAGGACAAGAAGATTATCGTGATACATCACACCTGCTAAGACAGGCCTCAccttatatggaaataaa GTTTAATAATGCTGAAGAGTCTTCAAATATTCCGAACAAACGGCATATACAGTCTTTTTCTAGAACTGAGCACCATAAAAGAATGAAATTAACTGGTCCCGAGTCTTGCATG ATTGAACCAGAGAAAATCATTGGAGCTGAAAATGGAATAATCAAGGAAG TGGTACAAAAAGTCTGCAAGGTGGAACTGAGTGGTTTTTTAAAACTGTGTTATGTTGAAGGCACAAATGGAGAGAGAAATCATCAGATTATGCAGAGTTTCGCTAAAGCTATATGGAATGTTTTGAAGGAGTACAACAAAAAACTTAAG GTGGCTGATCACGAAATTAAGAATCTCAGGGAAAGTCTTATGACTGAAAAAACAAGACATCTTGAGCTGGAAAAAGAGCTAATAGATATCAAGTCCTGCTGCACATGCTCCCACATAAAATCTGATGTTGATCAG GCTTCCTACTTGGGGAGACGTGACAAAAATGGCAGTCCCAGAAGATTGGACTCTTCTTCAAAAGAGGATCACAAAATTTTCTCTGAG GGCTCTGGGTGTGTTGATAATGAACCTGATGTTAATGCCAGTATAATTCAGAGCCATATTGATGAAAGACAATTTGATGCCACT GTGAAAATTTCGGATGTTGGCGAGGAAAGTAATCCGTGCCCTGGACCTGGAAACACTTGCGACTGGAATCATCAG ATAGGCGAGGGCCTCCTTGGTGCTGGACATGGTGCGGAAGATGGGTGTGAGTCTAAATGTGTATGTATAGAGGATAGTGATCCGAGTGCAGACATAGCAG GTCTTTTGGTGAACTCTGAGTCTGTTGTAATTCATAGAAAGGATAGCTGCTCATCAGTGGAGCTTGATGACCTACTAAGTGGGGAGGACGAG GAATCATCAGATGTTGTATATACTGAACCTTGCGCTAGCCTTAACCATCAGTCCAAACCTGATACTTCTTCTGAGGCTTTGCATGTGGACAAGTTACAAAG GGAAGCATTGCCTGTTTCATCTCTATTGTTAAGTTCTAATGCTAAGAATGAGATCAAGAAGTCAAAG GAATCATTTGATTTGTTGACATCGTCGAATGAAGATGTTGTTTCAGCTAAGAAGTCTAACATTATTGATGTGCCTGATATTGAACCAAGAGTCGATATATCTACCAAGCCAGAGAAACCAAAAAG GAGACTGCTGCCTGCTTCAGCTACATTACTGAGAAACTTTAGTACTTTGGAGCCtgaggatgaagatgagaAACCGAAG GGCGGAAAGAAATCAGCTGCAGAAGGAAGAACAAGAACGCAAGGTAGCATCTCTCTTGTGCGCTTGCTTCAGAGCAATCTCCGTATTTAG